Proteins encoded within one genomic window of Hevea brasiliensis isolate MT/VB/25A 57/8 chromosome 8, ASM3005281v1, whole genome shotgun sequence:
- the LOC110664319 gene encoding uncharacterized protein LOC110664319, with protein sequence MALEGAEAKWRGSVGGIVDAPIDKVWTIVSETKRLPEWMPMVERCNDLEGDEGVPGYVRLVSGFMFPQQDGERSWIKERLVSMDFTSHSYAYKMEASNVGLDGSVNTLRLVDYGDDSTLVNWSFEINPLEGASEDNLMDYLGFLYKSCINRIEGAIEAASKKFE encoded by the coding sequence gCGCTTGAAGGGGCAGAAGCAAAATGGCGTGGATCTGTAGGAGGCATAGTTGATGCACCTATAGACAAAGTCTGGACTATAGTCTCTGAAACTAAAAGACTACCAGAATGGATGCCAATGGTTGAAAGGTGCAATGACTTAGAAGGAGATGAAGGAGTTCCAGGCTATGTTCGGTTAGTCTCTGGCTTCATGTTCCCTCAACAAGATGGTGAAAGATCATGGATTAAGGAGAGGTTGGTTTCTATGGACTTCACATCCCATAGCTACGCTTACAAAATGGAAGCAAGCAATGTAGGCTTAGATGGATCCGTAAATACATTAAGACTTGTGGATTATGGGGATGATTCCACACTAGTTAACTGGTCATTTGAGATTAACCCTTTAGAAGGTGCATCTGAGGACAATCTTATGGACTATCTGGGATTTCTGTATAAATCCTGCATTAATAGGATTGAGGGAGCCATAGAAGCTGCATCAAAGAAGTTTGAATAG
- the LOC110664320 gene encoding laccase-4: MACSWPPTTMLLLIFLFPALVESAVRHYNFTVVMKNTTKLCSSKSIVTINGKFPGPTLFAREDDNVNVKVVNNVRYNVTIHWHGVRQLRTGWSDGPAYITQCPIQPGQSYVYNFTLTGQRGTLLWHAHISWLRATIHGAIVIWPKKGVPYPFPKPHKEKLIILSEWWKADTEAVINQAMQTGLPPNISDSHTINGHPGPVPGCISQGYTLHVEPGKTYLIRLVNAAVNDELFFKIATHNLTIVEVDASYTKHFTTDSIFLGPGQTTNALLTTDQTTGKYLIAVSPFMDTVVAVDNLTAIAFLRYKDTVAFSPPVLTTTPAINATAATLKFMDNLRSLNSKKYPANVPLTVDHSLYFTIGVGINPCPTCVNGSRSAGDINNVSFVMPSTALLQAHYHNISGIFTDDFPGNPPIPFNYTGNFTGGIATSNGTRLYRLAFNTTVQVVLQGTGIIAPESHPVHLHGFNFFAIAKGVGNFDPKNDPKKFNLVDPVERNTFSVPTGGWTAIRFRADNPGVWFLHCHLEVHTSWGLKMAFVVDNGKGPNESLPPPPSDLPKC; this comes from the exons ATGGCTTGCTCTTGGCCACCCACCACAATGCTTCTGCTCATTTTCCTTTTTCCAGCATTGGTTGAGTCTGCTGTTCGTCATTATAATTTCACA GTGGTGATGAAGAACACAACCAAGCTATGTTCAAGTAAGTCTATAGTCACCATCAATGGAAAGTTTCCAGGGCCAACTCTTTTTGCGAGGGAAGACGATAATGTCAATGTTAAGGTCGTCAACAACGTTCGATACAATGTCACCATTCActg GCATGGGGTGAGGCAGCTACGGACGGGCTGGTCAGATGGGCCTGCGTATATTACACAATGCCCAATACAGCCTGGGCAAAGTTATGTCTACAATTTCACACTTACAGGCCAGAGAGGTACTCTTCTTTGGCACGCACATATTTCTTGGCTAAGGGCAACAATACATGGTGCTATTGTCATCTGGCCGAAGAAAGGTGTTCCTTACCCATTTCCAAAACCTCACAAGGAAAAACTCATCATATTAA GTGAATGGTGGAAAGCAGATACTGAAGCAGTGATCAATCAGGCTATGCAAACTGGTTTGCCACCCAATATATCAGATTCTCACACTATTAATGGCCATCCAGGACCAGTTCCTGGTTGTATTTCTCAGG GGTACACCTTACATGTTGAACCTGGCAAGACGTACCTGATACGCCTTGTGAATGCAGCAGTAAACGATGAGCTATTCTTCAAAATTGCAACCCATAATCTTACAATTGTTGAAGTTGATGCATCTTACACAAAACACTTCACCACAGATTCAATATTCCTAGGTCCAGGCCAGACCACAAATGCACTATTAACCACAGACCAGACCACTGGCAAGTACTTAATAGCTGTTTCTCCTTTCATGGACACCGTAGTAGCAGTTGATAACCTTACAGCAATCGCTTTCTTGCGATACAAGGATACCGTGGCATTTTCCCCACCTGTCCTGACAACCACTCCTGCCATAAACGCAACAGCAGCAACATTAAAATTTATGGACAATCTTCGAAGCCTAAACTCGAAGAAGTACCCTGCCAACGTCCCATTGACAGTAGATCATTCACTGTACTTCACTATTGGAGTAGGAATCAACCCTTGCCCAACCTGTGTTAATGGCAGCAGGTCTGCGGGAGATATTAACAATGTTAGCTTTGTGATGCCAAGTACAGCTCTTCTCCAAGCACATTACCATAACATTAGTGGAATTTTCACAGATGATTTTCCAGGGAATCCACCAATCCCTTTTAACTATACTGGCAATTTTACTGGTGGGATTGCAACTTCAAATGGAACTAGGCTTTATAGGCTGGCTTTTAATACTACAGTTCAGGTTGTATTACAAGGAACGGGAATTATAGCACCTGAAAGCCATCCAGTTCATTTGCATGGGTTTAATTTCTTTGCTATTGCCAAAGGTGTAGGGAATTTCGATCCAAAGAATGATCCAAAGAAATTTAATCTGGTTGATCCTGTGGAAAGGAACACTTTTAGTGTTCCTACTGGAGGATGGACTGCAATCAGATTCAGGGCAGACAATCCAG GTGTTTGGTTTCTGCATTGCCATTTGGAAGTACACACCTCATGGGGACTAAAGATGGCATTTGTGGTGGATAATGGTAAAGGTCCAAACGAGTCACTCCCACCACCTCCAAGTGACCTTCCAAAGTGCTAG